One window of the Streptomyces sp. NBC_00259 genome contains the following:
- a CDS encoding XRE family transcriptional regulator: MSDERPAWARRIASEREARQWSQAEVVAALRAHAPKPLPEGSSMVRQWKRWESGEVMPSDFYQPIIAATFGTVTHAIFPVAGQRDGNAEIVAASGMETLDIISRLQASDVDNATLDALRITTDRLCSEYPYLPSGQLAAEGRQWLKRVAGLQAQRLTLAQHREVLTLSGWLALLIGCVEYDMGDRAAAESTRKAALSLARESGNPEISGWAHEMRAWFALTTGDYRGILAASQAGTESAPSHGVAVQLAAQEAKGWARLGDRRQTEVALDRGRKLLEGMPYPENLDHHFVVDPAKFDFYAMDCYRLLGEDRFAENLAHEVIRAGTDFDGSERSPMRMAEARITLGVVAAKQGDLDQAVNYGEWALKGDRQSLPSLLMVSRELAAIVNRDFANEATGREYLDHLTALSRAS, translated from the coding sequence ATGAGCGACGAACGGCCGGCATGGGCGCGACGGATCGCCTCAGAGCGAGAAGCCCGGCAGTGGTCACAAGCCGAAGTGGTTGCCGCCCTGCGCGCCCACGCTCCGAAGCCGCTGCCCGAGGGCTCCAGCATGGTCCGCCAGTGGAAGCGGTGGGAGTCCGGCGAGGTCATGCCGAGCGACTTCTACCAACCGATCATCGCGGCCACGTTCGGGACCGTCACGCATGCGATCTTCCCGGTAGCCGGGCAGCGGGACGGGAACGCCGAGATCGTCGCCGCCAGCGGCATGGAGACGCTGGACATCATCAGCAGGCTTCAAGCATCCGACGTCGACAACGCCACGCTTGACGCCCTCCGGATCACCACCGACCGGCTGTGCTCCGAGTACCCGTATCTGCCGAGCGGGCAGCTCGCCGCCGAGGGCAGGCAGTGGCTCAAGCGCGTTGCGGGGCTCCAGGCCCAGCGGCTCACCCTCGCGCAGCACCGGGAAGTACTCACCCTGTCAGGCTGGCTGGCACTCCTGATCGGATGCGTCGAGTACGACATGGGCGACCGGGCCGCAGCCGAGAGCACCCGGAAGGCAGCCCTGTCTTTAGCTCGTGAGTCCGGTAACCCGGAGATCTCCGGTTGGGCCCATGAGATGCGCGCGTGGTTCGCACTGACGACCGGTGACTACCGCGGAATCCTCGCGGCGTCCCAGGCCGGGACGGAGTCAGCTCCCTCGCATGGCGTGGCCGTGCAGCTCGCCGCCCAGGAGGCGAAGGGTTGGGCGAGGCTGGGTGACCGGCGACAGACCGAGGTGGCGTTGGACCGAGGGCGCAAGCTCCTCGAAGGGATGCCGTACCCCGAGAACCTGGATCACCACTTTGTGGTGGACCCGGCGAAGTTCGACTTCTACGCGATGGACTGCTACCGGCTGCTCGGAGAGGACCGCTTCGCCGAGAACCTTGCCCACGAGGTGATCCGGGCGGGCACCGACTTCGATGGGTCCGAGCGATCACCGATGCGCATGGCGGAGGCACGGATCACGCTCGGAGTGGTCGCAGCCAAGCAGGGCGACTTGGACCAGGCCGTGAACTACGGCGAGTGGGCGCTGAAGGGCGACCGGCAGTCGCTGCCGTCCCTGCTCATGGTCAGCCGCGAACTGGCGGCCATCGTGAACCGTGACTTCGCCAACGAGGCGACGGGCCGGGAGTATCTGGATCACCTGACCGCGCTGAGTCGCGCCAGCTAG